In Eschrichtius robustus isolate mEscRob2 chromosome 2, mEscRob2.pri, whole genome shotgun sequence, a single window of DNA contains:
- the CFAP53 gene encoding LOW QUALITY PROTEIN: cilia- and flagella-associated protein 53 (The sequence of the model RefSeq protein was modified relative to this genomic sequence to represent the inferred CDS: inserted 5 bases in 4 codons; substituted 9 bases at 9 genomic stop codons) — protein MQLKEETIEEENKEXEEKSLLKEKKEKXRQSFVAEKLDXQFKXCCEKVHVELLYIHQKVCEEWKAQAEFSEELKRXTLVEEEMFSQSWEEDRXAKKSXDAQEARRQEELVENTHLGLGAQATSIKAQGQVVQRQRRGEXNSTKGKLEKEQDKLKEEKTKQEIRTFLQNALXEKVGLIQQEERTEQDLNMKLMQRALQKFHEETDNKGAKKREDMGRKRKLSQGYVAEQCEEEAAWEKELDRIIEEKKEKKLAEKDSLLPLDRKERKQRGNEVMCTRKVQAQESLQIKGKEQEEGAMERDLTNEGLEELNREXENFARGXGLAQEYSRLLHMQISYQLQSQEAEEDEXFEAEIAANKVCQDKXQEIWITHQVSSRNMHPMRTVCHNKLPA, from the exons ATGCAGTTGAAAGAAGAAACAATTGAGGAGGAAaacaaagaatgagaagaaaaatcattattgaaagagaaaaaagaaaaataaagacagagtTTTGTGGCTGAAAAGTTAG GGCAATTCAAGTAGTGCTGTGAGAAGGTCCATGTTGAGTTGCTTTATATCCATCAGAAGGTGTGTGAGGAGTGGAAAGCACAGGCAGAATTCAGTGAAGAACTGAAGAGGTAGACGCTGGTGGAAGAGGAGATGTTCTCACAATCCTGGGAGGAAGACCGATGAGCCAAGAAAAGCTGAGACGCCCAGGAGGCGAGGAGACAGGAAGAGCTGGTGGAGAACACACACCTGGGGCTGGGCGCCCAGGCCACTAGCATCAAAGCACAAGGGCAGGTGGTGCAGCGACAGAGAAGAGGAG ACAACAGTACAAAGGGtaaacttgagaaagaacaggATAAGCTAAAGGAAGAGAAGACAAAGCAGGAAATTAGGACCTTTTTGCAAAATGCCCTCTGAGAGAAGGTAGGACTTATTCaacaggaagagagaacagagcaGGACTTGAACATGAAGCTCATGCAAAGGGCCCTTCAAAAGTTCCACGAAGAGACTGATAACAAAGGagcaaaaaaaagagaagacatggGAAGAAAACGGAAGCTTTCTCAGGGATATGTAGCAGAGCAATGTGAAgaggaggctgcttgggagaaagaATTGGACAGAATaatagaggaaaagaaggaaaagaagttgGCTGAGAAAGACAGTTTGCTGCCACTtgacaggaaggaaaggaaacaacGTGGGAATGAGGTCATGTGTACAAGAAAAGTTCAAGCACAAGAAAGCttgcaaataaaaggaaaagaacaggaaGAAGGTGCTATGGAACGGGATCTCACAAATGAAGGTCTTGAAGAACTTAACAGAGAGTAGGAGAATTTTGCAAGAGGCTAAGGTTTAGCCCAAGAGTACAGCAGGCTACTGCACATGCAAATATCCTACCAGCTGCAGTCTCAGGAAGCAGAGGAGGACGA GTTTGAAGCAGAGATAGCAGCAAACAAGGTTTGTCAGGACA ACCAGGAGATCTGGATCACCCATCAGGTGTCATCCAGAAACATGCACCCCATGCGGACAGTTTGTCATAATAAGCTTCCAGCATAG